Genomic window (Cucumis sativus cultivar 9930 chromosome 2, Cucumber_9930_V3, whole genome shotgun sequence):
gaaaactgAACAAACAAGATTAGAATGGCGATTGGTATCTTAGACATTAAACAATGCTGGAATTCACATGAGATTACATGGAATCTTAGACTTCTTTTATCAACATTCTTTTGcaaccataaagaaaaatcttgACCAACTACCATTCATATTGATTCATAATTTTGGGCTTTTCAAGTAGATGAGTAAAAGTAAAGCCCAAAAAGAAACCCCAATTGAACACACTCCAATCTTCTTCCTTCCCCACCACCACACCTTATCCTCCACCTCCTCTTTCTCTTACACAGAAGCAAAAACCAGCATATACCCTTCCCCCATTCCATGGATCCTtctgattcttcttcttctacttcttcctTTTgaatttcccttcttttttaaacacacacaaaaatcAGAACCTTCAAACACAAATCCCACCTCCATCAATGGCTGTTTATTCCTCAGCTAGACCCACCACTCTctccttccatctctcccaACCTTCCCTTCCAATTCCCAGATTCAACTTCAAACCCCCCATCCCCGCCACCGCCGCCATTCCGCCGTTGCTGAGATCATCTGCGGCGAGACCCATCTCCATTTTCACCCTCAACTCCATCGACGTCTCTAAGGAAGACAAACCCACCTCTGATGACCCAAATACGCCGGTGCCACTGCCGGTTGTGGCGGttgaagaggaggaggagaagttTGATAAGCGACGGCTGGAGGAGAAATTTGCAGTGTTGAATACAGGAATATATGAGTGCAGGTCATGTGGACATAAGTTCGATGAGGCGGTCGGGGATCCGACGTATCCAATAGCGCCGGGACTGCCGTTCGAGCAGCTGCCGGAGGACTGGCGGTGTCCGACGTGTGGGGCGGCAAAGAGCTTCTTTGAGAGTAAGAGTGTGGAGATTGCTGGGT
Coding sequences:
- the LOC101219075 gene encoding uncharacterized protein LOC101219075, coding for MAVYSSARPTTLSFHLSQPSLPIPRFNFKPPIPATAAIPPLLRSSAARPISIFTLNSIDVSKEDKPTSDDPNTPVPLPVVAVEEEEEKFDKRRLEEKFAVLNTGIYECRSCGHKFDEAVGDPTYPIAPGLPFEQLPEDWRCPTCGAAKSFFESKSVEIAGFAQNQQYGLGGNTLTSGQKAVLIYGSLFFFFALFLSGYFLQ